From one Macellibacteroides fermentans genomic stretch:
- the serB gene encoding phosphoserine phosphatase SerB: MAKTDELILLTINGTDRPGVTAGLTEILARHNALILDIGQADIHNNLSLGILFQTNEGNSGDILKELLFKSYELDVNIRFTPITEEQYEKWVRLQGKNRYIITIVARKLSARQIAAVTRIVADQGMNIDDIKRLTGRIPLDENARTPKASVEFSVRGNPKDREQMQRYFMQLSSDLEVDISFQEESMFRRMRRLICFDMDSTLIETEVIDELAERAGVGEQVRAITEAAMRGEIDFSESFRQRCSLLKGLDVSVMQEIAENLPITEGVDRLMRILKKVGFKIAILSGGFSYFGNYLKQKYNIDYVYANDLEVIDGKLTGRHVGDIVDGKRKAELLRLIAQVENVDLRQTVAVGDGANDLPMISIAGLGIAFHAKPKVKANAKQSISTIGLDGILYFLGYKDSYLDEQM, encoded by the coding sequence ATGGCAAAAACTGATGAACTTATATTGCTTACTATTAACGGTACGGATCGTCCAGGAGTAACTGCAGGCCTTACTGAGATATTGGCAAGACACAATGCTCTGATTTTGGATATCGGTCAGGCTGATATACACAACAACTTATCATTAGGTATTTTATTTCAAACTAACGAAGGAAATTCGGGAGATATTTTAAAAGAATTACTTTTTAAAAGTTATGAATTAGATGTAAATATACGATTTACTCCCATTACCGAAGAACAATATGAAAAATGGGTAAGGTTACAAGGTAAAAACCGTTACATTATTACAATTGTTGCACGGAAGCTTTCGGCCCGTCAAATTGCTGCAGTAACAAGAATTGTTGCTGATCAGGGAATGAATATTGACGATATAAAGAGACTTACCGGACGAATTCCTTTAGATGAGAATGCTCGTACACCTAAAGCAAGTGTTGAATTTTCAGTTAGAGGAAATCCAAAAGATCGTGAACAGATGCAACGCTATTTTATGCAACTATCTTCTGATTTGGAGGTTGATATCTCTTTTCAGGAAGAAAGTATGTTTCGCAGGATGCGTCGTTTAATTTGCTTCGATATGGACTCAACATTGATTGAGACCGAAGTAATAGATGAATTGGCAGAAAGAGCAGGTGTTGGCGAGCAGGTTAGAGCTATTACTGAAGCTGCAATGAGAGGAGAAATAGACTTCTCAGAAAGTTTCCGTCAGCGTTGTTCCCTTCTTAAAGGTCTGGATGTTTCTGTGATGCAGGAAATTGCAGAGAATCTACCAATCACTGAAGGAGTTGACAGATTGATGCGAATCTTGAAAAAAGTAGGATTTAAGATTGCAATTCTTTCCGGAGGATTCTCTTATTTTGGTAATTATTTAAAACAAAAATATAATATTGACTATGTTTATGCGAATGATCTGGAAGTAATAGATGGAAAACTTACAGGTCGCCATGTTGGAGATATAGTTGATGGTAAGAGAAAAGCCGAATTACTCAGGCTGATTGCTCAGGTAGAAAATGTAGATCTACGTCAGACTGTAGCTGTAGGTGATGGAGCAAATGACCTGCCTATGATAAGTATTGCAGGACTAGGTATTGCTTTTCATGCCAAACCTAAAGTAAAAGCCAATGCAAAGCAATCGATTTCCACAATCGGACTTGACGGGATTCTCTATTTCCTGGGATATAAAGATTCTTATTTAGATGAACAAATGTAA
- a CDS encoding Dabb family protein: MVRHIVMFKLKEFTSPAEKLEKMQAIKSGLESLIDVIDVLRLIRVDFNCNPDEAWDLILTTELDSLEDVKTYAIHPAHVAVAKELIGPYKADRACVDYEY, encoded by the coding sequence ATGGTAAGACATATTGTGATGTTCAAATTAAAGGAGTTCACCTCTCCTGCCGAGAAATTGGAAAAAATGCAGGCTATTAAGTCTGGATTGGAATCATTGATTGATGTAATAGACGTACTTCGTCTTATTCGGGTAGATTTTAACTGCAATCCAGACGAAGCCTGGGATTTGATTCTCACAACAGAGCTGGATTCATTGGAAGACGTTAAAACCTATGCAATTCATCCAGCTCACGTAGCTGTAGCCAAGGAACTAATTGGCCCATATAAAGCCGACAGAGCCTGTGTAGACTATGAATACTAA
- a CDS encoding C-GCAxxG-C-C family protein, with protein MKDFDIEERVKLAVQNFGSGFNCAQSVFLAYSDVFDLDLEMAKNMTVSFGGGVGRMREICGSISAMAMLAGFKYPVIDPLDQDARTRNYAMVQKMTEIFRSRNNAIICRDLMPDHNPATDPAPSLRTKKYYQTRPCTMYVADAARIAGQMLNGDLED; from the coding sequence ATTAAAGATTTCGATATTGAAGAGCGGGTAAAACTTGCTGTTCAGAATTTTGGGTCAGGCTTTAACTGTGCACAATCAGTATTTCTTGCCTATTCAGATGTATTTGATCTGGACTTGGAAATGGCTAAAAATATGACTGTATCTTTTGGCGGCGGTGTTGGCAGAATGAGAGAAATTTGCGGATCAATAAGTGCGATGGCAATGCTTGCCGGATTTAAGTACCCGGTAATTGATCCATTGGACCAGGACGCACGTACCAGAAACTATGCGATGGTACAAAAAATGACCGAAATTTTTAGGAGCAGAAATAATGCAATTATTTGCAGAGACTTAATGCCTGATCATAACCCTGCGACAGATCCTGCACCTTCATTAAGGACAAAAAAATATTACCAAACCCGTCCATGCACGATGTATGTAGCAGATGCAGCAAGAATAGCAGGTCAGATGCTTAATGGAGATTTAGAAGATTAA
- a CDS encoding tetratricopeptide repeat protein: MKRVLLTVALCVAASASFAQKKDVNTAQSIAKGTNPDFTEARNLVKGALTNAESKDDAKTWFVAGFVENQQFDAERTKQILGQKPNEPVMYEALLNILPYFEKAYTLDNQPNEKGKVKPKFVKDIKGILGANHIYYINGGAYYFDQKDYKKAYSFFDQYLKISDLDMFKGEPVAARDSNFMTVQFYAAVAATQMEDKKLAVESLERAKAFDYRRNDVYQYLCYEYEQAKDTVNLEKTLEEGLNLFPEEQYYLLSLINNYIYSNRNEKAIEYLNTAIAKTPNNAQLYDVMGRVYETGLKDYTKAEESFKKALEIDPNYTDALSNLGRVFYNQGVNKQGEANMINDTKKYQQELAVAKDFFKKALPYFEKAHQMKPEESEYMIALRGIYYNLDMGDKLKEIEAKMNGN; this comes from the coding sequence ATGAAAAGAGTATTATTAACAGTAGCTCTATGTGTGGCAGCATCGGCTTCCTTCGCACAAAAAAAAGACGTGAATACGGCTCAGAGTATCGCGAAGGGAACCAACCCTGATTTCACAGAGGCACGCAACCTTGTAAAGGGAGCATTGACAAATGCTGAATCTAAAGACGATGCCAAGACTTGGTTTGTGGCTGGGTTTGTAGAGAATCAACAGTTCGATGCTGAGAGAACAAAGCAGATATTGGGACAAAAACCAAACGAACCGGTAATGTATGAAGCTTTGTTGAATATCCTTCCTTATTTTGAAAAGGCTTATACGTTGGATAATCAGCCTAATGAAAAGGGTAAAGTTAAACCTAAGTTTGTAAAGGACATCAAAGGTATATTAGGTGCTAACCACATTTATTATATCAATGGTGGTGCTTACTATTTCGATCAGAAGGATTATAAGAAAGCGTATTCATTCTTTGATCAATATCTGAAAATATCAGATTTGGATATGTTTAAAGGCGAACCTGTTGCTGCCAGAGATTCAAACTTTATGACAGTTCAATTCTATGCTGCAGTTGCTGCAACACAGATGGAAGACAAAAAATTAGCTGTTGAATCATTGGAAAGAGCAAAAGCTTTTGATTACAGAAGAAATGATGTTTATCAGTACCTTTGCTACGAGTACGAACAGGCTAAAGATACAGTGAATCTTGAAAAAACACTAGAGGAAGGTCTTAACCTGTTTCCTGAAGAACAATATTACTTGTTGAGCCTTATCAACAACTATATCTATTCAAACAGAAACGAAAAGGCAATCGAGTATTTGAATACAGCTATTGCTAAGACTCCTAATAATGCACAGCTTTACGATGTAATGGGCCGTGTATATGAAACTGGATTGAAAGACTATACAAAGGCTGAAGAATCATTCAAAAAAGCGTTGGAAATTGATCCAAACTATACAGATGCTCTTTCTAACTTAGGTCGTGTTTTCTATAACCAAGGTGTAAATAAACAAGGTGAAGCAAACATGATTAATGATACTAAGAAATATCAACAAGAACTTGCTGTTGCAAAGGATTTCTTCAAGAAAGCTCTTCCATATTTTGAAAAAGCGCATCAGATGAAACCTGAAGAATCAGAATATATGATCGCATTAAGAGGAATATATTACAACCTTGATATGGGTGATAAATTAAAAGAAATTGAAGCTAAAATGAATGGTAATTGA
- the gyrA gene encoding DNA gyrase subunit A, with amino-acid sequence MVDQDRIIKINIEDEMKSAYIDYSMSVIVSRALPDVRDGFKPVHRRVLFGMNELGNTSDKPYKKSARIVGEVLGKYHPHGDSSVYFAMVRMAQSWSLRYPLVDGQGNFGSIDGDSPAAMRYTEARLSKMAEEMLRDIDKDTVDFQLNFDDTLKEPTVLPTRIPNLLVNGGSGIAVGMATNMPPHNMSEVIDGTIAYIDAKGEIEIEGLMQYIKAPDFPTGAYIYGYAGVKDAFETGKGRVVMRGKAEIEHEHNHDKIVITEIPYLVNKAELIKHIADLVGEKRLEGISNVNDESDRSGMRIVVDVKRDANASVVLNKLYKLTALQSSFSVNNIALVKGRPETLNLKQMIGYFVEHRHEVVIRRTKYELKKAEERAHILEGLIIASDNIDEVIAIIKTSKSPNEAIERLMSRFALSEIQSRAIVDMRLRQLTGLEQDKLRAEFEEIEKLIAYLNEILSNEDVCMQVVKDELQEIKDKYGDARKTEIVYASEELNPEDFYSDDEMIITISHMGYIKRTPLSEFRAQNRGGVGAKGSETRDADFVEYIYPASMHATMMFFTAKGKCYWLKVYDIPEGTKNSKGRAIQNLLNIEAGDKVNAFVRVKRLTSDIDFINSHYLLFCTKKGVIKKTLLEAYSRPRQNGVNAITLHEDDGLIQVRMTNGNNEVVIANRNGRAIRFHESAVRVMGRTAAGVRGMTLDENDHTDEVVGMVCMKDNENETILVVSEQGYGKRSNIDDYRITNRGGKGVKTINITDKTGKLVDIKNVTDDNDLMIINKSGITIRMKVSDLNVIGRATQGVRLINLEKRNDEIASVCKVMSDPDEIDDTDEADTTENENASELLNQGELFENESFEDTDTPEQFEEQ; translated from the coding sequence ATGGTTGATCAAGACAGAATTATTAAGATTAACATAGAAGACGAGATGAAATCGGCTTACATTGACTATTCAATGTCTGTTATCGTTTCACGTGCTCTTCCGGATGTTAGGGATGGTTTTAAACCAGTTCACCGCCGTGTACTGTTTGGGATGAATGAATTGGGTAATACCTCCGATAAACCTTATAAAAAATCTGCAAGAATTGTTGGGGAAGTTTTAGGTAAGTATCACCCTCATGGTGATTCATCTGTGTATTTTGCCATGGTTCGTATGGCTCAGTCATGGTCTTTGAGGTATCCTTTGGTGGATGGTCAGGGTAACTTTGGTTCGATAGACGGCGACAGTCCGGCTGCTATGCGTTATACGGAAGCCCGTTTAAGCAAAATGGCCGAAGAAATGCTGCGTGATATTGACAAAGATACCGTAGATTTTCAGCTGAACTTTGACGATACCCTGAAAGAGCCTACTGTATTGCCTACGCGTATTCCTAATTTACTTGTAAATGGTGGATCCGGTATTGCTGTAGGTATGGCAACCAACATGCCTCCTCATAACATGAGTGAGGTTATTGATGGTACGATCGCTTACATTGATGCAAAAGGTGAAATTGAAATCGAAGGCCTCATGCAGTATATTAAAGCTCCTGATTTTCCTACAGGTGCCTATATATATGGATATGCCGGAGTGAAAGACGCCTTCGAAACAGGGAAAGGCCGTGTAGTAATGAGGGGTAAGGCTGAAATTGAACACGAGCACAACCATGATAAAATTGTCATCACTGAAATCCCTTATCTGGTTAACAAGGCAGAGCTGATCAAACATATTGCCGATCTTGTTGGCGAAAAGCGTCTTGAGGGTATTTCCAACGTAAACGACGAATCAGACCGTTCGGGTATGCGTATCGTTGTGGATGTTAAGCGTGATGCCAATGCAAGTGTAGTATTAAATAAGCTTTATAAGCTTACTGCATTGCAATCTTCATTCAGTGTGAATAATATCGCCCTTGTAAAAGGAAGACCGGAAACACTGAATCTGAAGCAGATGATAGGTTATTTTGTTGAGCATCGTCACGAAGTGGTGATTCGCAGAACAAAATATGAACTAAAAAAAGCAGAAGAGAGAGCTCATATTCTTGAAGGATTAATCATTGCATCCGATAATATTGATGAAGTAATTGCCATCATAAAGACTTCAAAGAGTCCGAATGAAGCGATTGAACGTTTGATGTCTCGTTTTGCATTGAGCGAAATACAATCCAGAGCTATTGTTGACATGCGTCTGCGTCAGCTTACAGGACTTGAACAAGATAAGCTTCGTGCGGAATTTGAAGAAATTGAGAAGTTAATTGCTTACTTAAATGAAATTCTTTCCAACGAGGATGTTTGTATGCAAGTGGTAAAGGATGAATTACAGGAAATTAAAGATAAATACGGTGATGCTCGTAAAACAGAAATCGTATATGCATCTGAAGAACTTAATCCGGAAGACTTCTATTCGGACGATGAGATGATTATTACCATCTCTCATATGGGATATATCAAACGTACCCCATTGAGCGAATTCCGTGCTCAAAACAGAGGCGGAGTAGGAGCTAAGGGCTCTGAAACCAGGGATGCCGACTTTGTGGAGTATATTTATCCGGCTTCAATGCACGCAACCATGATGTTCTTTACTGCAAAAGGTAAGTGTTATTGGTTAAAGGTATACGATATACCGGAAGGAACAAAGAATTCGAAAGGTCGTGCCATTCAGAATTTATTGAACATCGAAGCGGGTGATAAGGTAAATGCCTTCGTTAGAGTGAAACGTCTGACTTCAGACATCGACTTTATCAATTCTCATTATCTGTTGTTCTGTACAAAGAAAGGTGTTATCAAGAAAACATTGCTGGAAGCTTATTCCCGTCCTCGTCAAAATGGGGTAAATGCAATTACCTTACATGAAGACGACGGACTGATCCAGGTAAGGATGACAAATGGTAACAATGAAGTTGTTATTGCTAACCGCAACGGTAGAGCCATTCGATTCCACGAAAGTGCAGTGAGAGTAATGGGACGTACAGCTGCAGGTGTTAGAGGTATGACTCTTGATGAGAACGATCATACGGATGAAGTTGTTGGAATGGTTTGTATGAAAGACAACGAGAACGAAACCATCCTTGTTGTTTCTGAACAAGGATATGGTAAACGTTCTAATATTGACGATTATCGTATAACCAACCGAGGTGGTAAGGGTGTTAAAACAATCAATATTACTGATAAAACGGGTAAATTGGTTGACATCAAGAATGTAACGGATGATAACGACCTGATGATTATAAATAAATCGGGTATCACTATTCGGATGAAAGTATCTGATTTAAATGTTATAGGCCGTGCAACTCAAGGTGTTCGTCTGATAAATCTTGAGAAACGAAATGATGAAATTGCTTCTGTTTGTAAAGTTATGTCTGATCCGGACGAAATAGACGACACAGATGAAGCAGACACTACAGAAAATGAAAATGCCAGCGAATTGTTAAACCAGGGAGAACTTTTTGAAAATGAAAGTTTTGAGGATACAGATACTCCCGAGCAATTTGAAGAGCAATAA
- a CDS encoding ATP-dependent Clp protease ATP-binding subunit codes for MKNNYTKRLFDVLQYSREEAVRLQSSYIGPEHLMLGILRDGNGIAYDTLAELDVNLSLLKKKIEQNLKNSFDDSFDHSEIAVTKETERVLRMSMLEAKLFKKTETGTEHLLLAILKDANNTAASVLLEENVDYRTVYNMLVNGTGMKRLEEESDEIRDGYTDDDDDEDDDNFGGKKESGRSSGGAQGSAQPKSPNDTPVLDNFGSDMTRAAMENRLDPIVGREKEIERLAQILSRRKKNNPVLIGEPGVGKSAIVEGLALRIVQRKVSRILFDKRVISLDMASVVAGTKYRGQFEERIKAILNELSKNPNIILFIDEIHTLVGAGAASGSMDAANMLKPALARGEIQCIGATTLDEYRKNIEKDGALERRFQKIIVDPTTADETLQILQNIKDRYEEHHNVIYTPEALKACVTLTDRYISDRNFPDKAIDALDEAGSRVHISNIVVPKSIEDLEKKIEETKAEKVAAVKSQNFELAASFRDKERQYLLQLEAAKTRWEEELHESRETVDEDKVAEVIAMMSGVPVQRIAKAENLKLIEMAEILKSKVVGQDDAVQKVVKAIQRNRVGLKDPNKPIGTFMFLGPTGVGKTYLAKKLAEYLFDSSDALIRIDMSEYLEKFAVSRLIGAPPGYVGYEEGGQLTEKVRRKPYSVVLLDEIEKAHPDVFNLLLQVLDEGRLTDSLGRQIDFKNTILILTSNIGTRQLKEFGHGVGFNTQQLAGTSEKDFSRSVIQKALNKAFAPEFLNRIDDVVMFDPLDKDSIHKIIDIELEGLYKRVNNIGYQLVLTDEAKDFIASKGYDVQFGARPLKRSIQKYLEDEMAEMIIRATVSEGDTILVDFDKEEQKITTQIKKEKE; via the coding sequence ATGAAGAATAATTATACAAAAAGACTGTTTGATGTACTACAGTACAGCCGCGAGGAGGCTGTCAGGCTGCAGAGCAGTTACATCGGTCCGGAGCATTTGATGCTTGGCATACTACGTGATGGCAATGGTATTGCGTATGACACTCTGGCCGAATTAGACGTCAACTTGTCGCTTCTAAAGAAGAAGATAGAACAAAACCTTAAAAACTCCTTCGATGACAGCTTTGATCACAGCGAAATCGCAGTGACAAAAGAAACAGAACGGGTATTACGAATGAGTATGCTGGAGGCAAAGCTCTTTAAAAAGACCGAAACCGGAACAGAACATCTGTTGCTGGCAATACTCAAAGATGCAAACAATACGGCAGCATCTGTCCTTTTGGAGGAAAATGTCGATTACCGCACTGTGTACAATATGCTGGTTAACGGAACCGGGATGAAGAGACTGGAAGAAGAATCGGATGAAATCAGGGATGGATATACTGATGATGACGACGACGAAGACGATGATAATTTTGGAGGAAAGAAAGAATCCGGCCGATCTTCCGGAGGTGCTCAGGGATCTGCTCAACCTAAATCACCAAACGATACACCTGTTTTAGATAACTTTGGTTCAGACATGACCAGGGCTGCCATGGAAAACAGATTGGATCCCATCGTTGGCCGAGAAAAAGAAATCGAGCGTCTGGCTCAGATTCTGAGCAGAAGAAAAAAGAACAACCCTGTTCTGATAGGTGAACCAGGTGTTGGTAAATCAGCTATTGTAGAAGGATTGGCTTTGCGCATTGTTCAAAGAAAAGTATCTCGTATTTTGTTCGACAAACGGGTAATTAGCCTCGATATGGCATCTGTAGTTGCCGGAACAAAATATCGTGGACAGTTTGAAGAGCGTATCAAGGCTATATTAAATGAATTGTCTAAAAATCCCAATATCATTCTTTTTATAGACGAAATTCATACCTTGGTTGGTGCCGGAGCAGCATCCGGATCCATGGATGCCGCCAATATGCTGAAGCCGGCATTGGCAAGAGGCGAAATTCAATGTATCGGAGCAACAACCCTGGATGAATACAGAAAGAATATTGAGAAGGACGGTGCGTTGGAAAGACGTTTCCAGAAGATTATTGTAGATCCTACAACAGCAGACGAAACTCTTCAGATACTTCAAAACATAAAAGACAGGTATGAAGAGCATCACAACGTAATTTATACACCCGAGGCTCTCAAAGCTTGTGTAACACTCACAGACAGATACATAAGTGACCGAAACTTCCCCGACAAGGCAATTGATGCCCTGGACGAAGCTGGTTCGCGTGTTCACATCTCCAACATAGTGGTGCCCAAAAGTATCGAAGATCTTGAAAAGAAGATTGAGGAGACTAAGGCAGAAAAGGTTGCTGCAGTAAAGTCTCAGAATTTCGAATTGGCTGCCAGCTTTAGGGACAAAGAGCGTCAGTACCTGCTTCAGCTGGAGGCTGCTAAAACACGCTGGGAAGAAGAGCTTCACGAAAGCCGTGAAACGGTGGATGAAGATAAGGTAGCCGAGGTGATTGCCATGATGTCTGGTGTACCGGTTCAACGGATTGCTAAAGCTGAAAATCTGAAGCTGATCGAAATGGCCGAGATACTGAAAAGCAAAGTTGTAGGTCAGGATGATGCTGTACAGAAGGTGGTTAAAGCAATTCAACGCAACAGAGTTGGGCTGAAAGATCCTAACAAGCCGATCGGTACATTTATGTTCCTGGGTCCAACCGGTGTAGGTAAAACATACCTTGCAAAGAAGCTTGCCGAATACCTGTTTGACTCGTCAGACGCCCTAATCCGCATCGACATGAGCGAATACCTGGAGAAATTTGCGGTTTCACGACTGATAGGAGCTCCTCCGGGATATGTAGGATACGAAGAAGGTGGTCAGCTTACTGAAAAAGTTCGCAGAAAACCTTACTCGGTAGTGTTGCTGGATGAAATTGAAAAAGCACATCCGGATGTATTCAATCTATTACTTCAGGTTTTAGACGAAGGAAGGCTGACTGACAGTTTAGGCAGACAAATTGATTTTAAGAATACAATCCTGATTCTGACTTCAAACATTGGAACAAGACAACTTAAAGAGTTTGGCCATGGTGTAGGTTTCAACACTCAGCAACTTGCTGGTACTTCAGAAAAGGACTTTTCAAGAAGTGTAATTCAAAAAGCTCTGAACAAAGCTTTTGCTCCGGAATTTTTAAATCGTATCGACGATGTTGTAATGTTTGATCCGCTGGATAAAGATTCTATCCATAAAATTATCGACATTGAACTCGAAGGGTTATACAAACGGGTTAATAACATTGGTTATCAGCTGGTTCTTACAGACGAAGCAAAAGATTTTATTGCCTCAAAGGGATACGACGTACAATTTGGAGCACGTCCCCTTAAACGTTCAATCCAGAAGTACCTGGAAGATGAAATGGCCGAAATGATTATTCGAGCTACCGTTAGCGAAGGCGACACTATATTAGTGGACTTCGATAAAGAAGAGCAGAAAATCACAACACAAATTAAGAAAGAAAAAGAATAA
- the htpG gene encoding molecular chaperone HtpG, translated as MAKVGHIGVTTDNIFPVIKKFLYSDHEIFLRELVSNAVDATQKLKTLSSVGEFKGELGDVTVRVAFDDNTITISDRGIGMTAEEIEKYINQIAFSSAEEFLEKYKDDKAAIIGHFGLGFYSSFMVSKKVEIVTKSYKEGAVPMKWSCDGSPEYTLEETEKADRGTDIILYIDDENRDFLNKDKINGLLTKYCKFLPVPIAFGKKQEWKDGKYVDTAEDNVINDVLPAWVRKPADLKDEDYKKFYRDLYPMSDEPLFWIHLNVDYPFNLTGILYFPKIKNNMELHRNKIQLYCNQVFVTDSVEGIVPEFLTLLHGVIDSPDIPLNVSRSYLQSDSNVKKISNHITKKVADRLEEIFKSDRAQFEEKWDNLKLFIQYGMLSDEKFYDRGAKFALLKDVDGKSFTFEEYKTLIKENQTDKEGNTIYLYTNNKDDQYSYIQAAKDKGYNVLHMDGQLDVHVISQLEQKFEKSRFVRVDSDTVDNLIRKDDAGKVHLSAEQQNALQEIFRSQLPKMEKAEFIVTFEALGENVNPVMITQSEYMRRMREMAAMQPGMSFYGELPDSYNLVLNTDHSLIKEVVKEEEEACAEKLNPIMADKKGWEAREADLQAKQKDKKDEEIAASEKEDLENTRKKIEELTSNYNSILATYAAENKKVSQLIDLALLSNGMLKGEALSRFIKRSVELI; from the coding sequence ATGGCAAAAGTTGGTCACATAGGTGTTACTACGGATAACATCTTTCCGGTAATTAAGAAATTTCTTTACAGCGATCATGAAATCTTTTTACGCGAACTTGTTTCAAATGCGGTAGATGCTACTCAAAAACTTAAAACACTCTCTTCTGTAGGTGAATTTAAAGGAGAATTGGGAGATGTAACAGTTCGTGTTGCGTTTGATGATAATACAATCACCATCTCCGACCGCGGTATAGGTATGACTGCCGAAGAGATCGAAAAATATATAAATCAGATTGCTTTTTCCAGTGCGGAGGAGTTTCTTGAAAAATATAAAGACGATAAAGCTGCCATTATCGGTCACTTCGGATTAGGATTTTATTCGTCCTTTATGGTTTCCAAAAAGGTTGAAATCGTTACTAAATCCTACAAAGAAGGTGCTGTACCAATGAAATGGAGTTGCGACGGTTCGCCGGAATATACATTGGAAGAGACTGAGAAAGCCGACAGAGGTACAGACATCATTCTCTATATAGATGATGAAAACAGAGATTTCCTGAATAAAGATAAGATTAATGGATTACTTACTAAATATTGTAAGTTCCTACCTGTGCCAATTGCATTTGGAAAGAAACAGGAATGGAAAGACGGAAAGTATGTAGACACGGCAGAAGATAACGTTATTAATGACGTATTACCTGCGTGGGTTCGTAAGCCGGCCGACCTTAAAGACGAAGATTACAAGAAATTCTACAGAGATCTTTATCCTATGTCGGACGAACCTCTGTTCTGGATCCACCTCAATGTAGATTATCCGTTTAATCTGACCGGTATCCTTTATTTCCCGAAAATAAAGAATAATATGGAGTTGCACCGTAACAAGATTCAATTGTACTGCAATCAGGTATTTGTAACCGACTCGGTAGAAGGCATTGTTCCTGAATTCCTTACATTGCTGCATGGTGTGATTGATTCGCCGGATATTCCATTAAACGTTTCACGTTCTTATCTGCAGAGCGATTCCAATGTTAAGAAGATATCTAACCACATCACGAAGAAAGTGGCCGATCGTCTGGAAGAGATTTTTAAATCAGACAGAGCACAGTTTGAAGAAAAATGGGATAACCTTAAACTGTTTATCCAGTATGGTATGCTGAGCGACGAAAAATTCTATGATCGTGGTGCAAAGTTTGCTCTATTGAAAGATGTTGACGGTAAGAGTTTTACTTTCGAGGAATACAAAACCCTGATTAAAGAAAATCAGACCGACAAAGAAGGCAACACTATTTATCTGTATACAAACAATAAAGACGACCAATACAGCTACATCCAGGCGGCGAAAGACAAAGGATATAATGTATTGCATATGGATGGTCAATTGGATGTGCATGTGATTAGTCAGCTTGAACAGAAATTCGAAAAGAGTCGTTTTGTTCGTGTAGACAGTGATACGGTAGATAACCTGATACGCAAAGACGATGCAGGCAAGGTTCATCTGTCGGCCGAACAACAAAATGCCCTTCAGGAAATCTTCAGAAGTCAGCTTCCCAAGATGGAAAAGGCGGAATTCATCGTTACGTTCGAAGCATTGGGCGAAAACGTTAATCCGGTAATGATTACTCAAAGCGAATACATGCGTCGTATGCGTGAAATGGCTGCTATGCAACCGGGTATGTCGTTTTACGGAGAGCTGCCAGATAGCTACAATCTGGTATTAAATACAGACCATTCCTTAATTAAGGAGGTAGTAAAGGAAGAAGAAGAAGCTTGTGCGGAAAAACTCAATCCGATTATGGCCGACAAAAAAGGATGGGAAGCCCGCGAAGCCGATTTGCAAGCCAAACAAAAAGATAAGAAGGATGAAGAAATTGCAGCTTCAGAAAAAGAGGATCTGGAAAATACCCGTAAAAAGATAGAAGAATTAACCAGCAATTACAACTCAATCCTGGCAACCTATGCTGCAGAAAACAAGAAGGTAAGTCAGCTTATCGACCTTGCTCTGCTTTCAAATGGTATGTTGAAGGGTGAAGCACTCAGCCGATTTATCAAACGGAGTGTAGAATTGATTTAA